A region of Mesorhizobium sp. M3A.F.Ca.ET.080.04.2.1 DNA encodes the following proteins:
- a CDS encoding NADPH-dependent FMN reductase: MSKPKIAIVVGSTRAARFADVPTQWIAKIARTHADIDVEVVDLRDFPLPFFDEVASSAWAPSQNEVAQRWQKKVAEFDGFIFTAAEYNHGPTAVLKNAIDYAANEWNKKPAGFVGYGSVGGSRAVEQLRLHAVELQMAPVKSAVHIAWGDFLAVRQGEKKLEDIEHLNQSAATLINDVAWWAKVLKAARAADAIAAEAKAA, from the coding sequence ATGTCCAAACCCAAAATCGCCATCGTCGTCGGTTCGACGCGCGCCGCCCGCTTCGCCGACGTGCCGACGCAGTGGATCGCCAAGATCGCCAGGACCCATGCCGACATCGATGTCGAAGTCGTCGACCTGCGCGACTTTCCGCTGCCCTTCTTCGACGAGGTCGCATCCTCCGCCTGGGCGCCGTCGCAGAACGAGGTGGCGCAGCGCTGGCAGAAGAAGGTGGCCGAGTTCGACGGCTTCATCTTCACCGCCGCCGAGTACAATCACGGGCCGACAGCGGTGCTGAAGAACGCCATAGACTATGCCGCCAATGAGTGGAACAAGAAGCCTGCCGGCTTCGTCGGCTATGGCAGCGTCGGCGGTTCGCGCGCCGTCGAGCAGCTGCGCCTGCATGCCGTCGAGCTGCAGATGGCGCCGGTCAAGTCGGCCGTCCACATCGCCTGGGGTGATTTCCTGGCCGTTCGCCAGGGCGAGAAGAAGCTGGAAGACATCGAGCATCTGAACCAGTCAGCCGCAACTCTGATCAACGATGTTGCCTGGTGGGCCAAGGTGCTCAAGGCGGCCCGTGCCGCCGATGCGATCGCCGCGGAAGCCAAGGCGGCCTGA
- a CDS encoding glucoamylase family protein: MDVSSDHPLTDELLANVQRLSFDYFLNEANPVNGLVADRNTAGSPASIAAVGLALSSYPVGIERGYMTRAAAVERTLATLRFFRDAPQGPEPDATGCKGFYYHFLDMKTGRRVWNCELSTVDTALLLAGVLVAGAYFDGDDESELEIRRIADALYRRTDWRWAQNGGATVTHGWRPEKGFLRYRWEGYDEALILYMLGLGSPTFPLPPESYAAWLSTYKWKKIYGRQLVYAGPLFIHQFSHIWIDFRGIRDAFMRDHGSDYFENSRQATYLQRDYAIRNPKGFAGYDENCWGLTASDGPSPTKRRIRIGGRRFYGYHARGAPFGPDDGTLSPWAAITSLPFAPEIVLPTLRYFHEIDLHEGNPYGFTASFNPTIAAIDGRACGWVSPDHVGINQGPIALMIENHRSGFLWQLMSRVPAITTGLRRAGFSGGWL; this comes from the coding sequence ATGGATGTATCGAGCGACCACCCGCTGACCGACGAGCTTCTCGCGAACGTCCAGCGCCTGTCGTTCGACTATTTCCTCAACGAGGCCAATCCGGTCAACGGCCTGGTCGCTGACCGCAACACCGCAGGATCGCCCGCCAGCATAGCCGCCGTCGGACTTGCTTTGTCGTCTTATCCGGTTGGCATCGAGCGTGGATACATGACGCGTGCTGCCGCCGTCGAGCGGACGCTCGCCACGCTTCGCTTCTTCCGGGACGCGCCGCAGGGGCCAGAGCCCGACGCCACAGGCTGCAAGGGCTTCTACTATCATTTCCTCGACATGAAGACCGGACGCCGCGTCTGGAATTGTGAGCTGTCCACAGTCGATACAGCGCTTCTGCTTGCCGGTGTCCTGGTCGCCGGTGCCTACTTCGACGGGGACGACGAATCCGAACTGGAAATTCGCCGGATTGCCGATGCGCTCTACCGCCGCACCGACTGGCGCTGGGCGCAGAATGGCGGCGCCACCGTCACCCATGGCTGGCGGCCCGAAAAAGGGTTTCTGCGCTACCGCTGGGAAGGCTATGACGAGGCGCTCATCCTCTACATGCTGGGCCTCGGCTCGCCGACCTTTCCGCTGCCCCCGGAGAGCTATGCGGCCTGGCTGTCCACCTACAAGTGGAAGAAGATCTACGGCCGGCAACTGGTCTATGCTGGTCCGCTCTTCATCCACCAGTTCTCGCACATCTGGATTGATTTTCGCGGCATTCGCGATGCCTTCATGCGCGATCACGGCAGCGACTATTTTGAGAACAGCCGCCAGGCGACCTATCTGCAGCGCGACTACGCCATCCGCAATCCGAAGGGCTTCGCCGGCTATGACGAGAATTGCTGGGGCTTGACCGCCAGTGACGGCCCGAGCCCGACGAAACGTCGAATCAGGATCGGCGGGCGCCGCTTCTACGGCTATCACGCCCGCGGCGCGCCTTTCGGTCCAGATGACGGCACCCTATCACCATGGGCGGCGATCACCTCGCTGCCGTTCGCGCCGGAGATCGTCCTGCCGACGCTGCGCTATTTCCACGAGATCGATCTGCACGAGGGCAACCCCTACGGCTTCACCGCAAGCTTCAACCCGACGATCGCCGCCATTGACGGTCGGGCCTGCGGTTGGGTGTCGCCTGACCATGTCGGCATAAATCAGGGGCCGATCGCCCTGATGATAGAGAACCATCGGTCCGGCTTCCTCTGGCAACTGATGAGCCGCGTGCCGGCGATCACCACAGGGCTGCGACGCGCCGGCTTTTCGGGCGGCTGGCTGTAG
- a CDS encoding acyl-CoA thioesterase, which translates to MVHYTDGKPLGDLTLRTLAMPSDANAAGDIFGGWVMAQMDLACGIRAAERAKGRVVTAAVKEMSFAKPMKIGDTLCIYTHVERVGRTSMTLKVEAWAQRYLSDLMEMVTHADFVMVALDGEGKPKPVPAES; encoded by the coding sequence ATGGTACACTATACGGATGGAAAGCCGCTCGGCGACCTGACGCTGAGGACGCTGGCCATGCCGTCCGACGCCAACGCGGCCGGCGACATTTTCGGCGGCTGGGTTATGGCGCAGATGGATCTTGCCTGCGGCATCCGCGCGGCCGAACGGGCCAAGGGCCGCGTGGTCACGGCCGCAGTGAAGGAAATGTCCTTCGCCAAGCCGATGAAGATCGGCGACACGCTCTGCATCTACACCCATGTCGAGCGCGTGGGCCGCACCTCGATGACGCTCAAGGTCGAGGCCTGGGCGCAGCGTTATCTCTCCGACCTGATGGAAATGGTCACCCATGCCGACTTCGTCATGGTGGCGCTGGACGGTGAGGGCAAGCCGAAGCCGGTTCCGGCTGAGAGCTGA
- a CDS encoding helix-turn-helix domain-containing protein — MLPRHPYNTEDCRAVSEILQRVGDKWTVLVVGKLGGGAMRFNELRAAVGGISQKMLTTTLRGLERDGFVTRKVFPTIPPRVDYELTELGHELLVPVGALGEWARKNTQRVKAARAKFDEMQSYGRFFPTT, encoded by the coding sequence TTGTTACCGAGGCACCCGTACAACACCGAGGACTGCCGGGCCGTGTCGGAAATCCTGCAACGGGTCGGCGACAAATGGACTGTTCTGGTGGTCGGCAAGCTGGGCGGCGGAGCAATGCGCTTCAATGAATTGCGCGCGGCCGTCGGCGGCATTTCGCAGAAGATGCTGACCACCACCTTGCGTGGTCTGGAGCGCGACGGCTTCGTCACGCGAAAGGTGTTTCCAACCATTCCGCCGCGTGTCGACTACGAGCTCACCGAACTCGGGCACGAGCTGCTGGTGCCCGTCGGCGCGCTCGGCGAATGGGCGCGCAAGAACACTCAAAGGGTCAAGGCCGCGCGCGCGAAATTCGATGAAATGCAAAGCTACGGCCGTTTCTTTCCAACGACTTAG
- a CDS encoding hemolysin family protein, whose protein sequence is MLYVEIAIVAALILVNGLLAMSELAIVSSRPARLKAMIDRNVKGAGRALALGSNPGKFLSSVQIGITLVGVLSGAFSGATLGERLAAFLASAGVQENISDPLGVGIVVALITYASLIVGELVPKQIALRDPERVAVRAAPAMTILATVSAPLVFLLDISGRAVLWLLGHRGESEEKVTDEEIKMLVAEAEHHGTIESDERRMIAGVMRLGDRAVRGVMSPRTEVDWINLQSDEAAIRRLLMETQHSRLPAGDGNVDAMIGVVQTRDLLAAILGGKALELREHVRAAPIVHDQADALDVLQRLKESDVPMALVHDEYGHFEGIVTPADILEAITGVFRSDVDAGEEENAVKREDGSWLLAGYMQADEMADVLGIDLPENRDYETVAGYVLSHLHHLPTTGECVDAEGWRFEVVDLDGRRIDKLIATRLPDGHRPMARR, encoded by the coding sequence ATGCTTTACGTTGAAATCGCGATCGTGGCCGCCCTTATCTTGGTGAATGGCCTTCTGGCAATGTCCGAACTGGCCATCGTCTCGTCGCGACCGGCGCGCCTCAAGGCGATGATCGACAGAAACGTCAAAGGCGCCGGCCGCGCGCTGGCGCTCGGCTCCAACCCCGGCAAGTTTCTGTCGTCGGTGCAGATCGGCATTACCCTGGTCGGCGTGCTTTCCGGCGCCTTTTCCGGCGCCACCCTGGGCGAGCGGCTGGCTGCCTTCCTGGCATCCGCGGGCGTCCAGGAAAACATTTCCGACCCGCTTGGCGTCGGCATCGTCGTGGCTCTCATCACCTATGCCTCACTGATCGTCGGTGAGCTCGTTCCGAAGCAGATCGCGTTGCGGGACCCCGAGCGCGTGGCGGTCCGCGCCGCGCCAGCCATGACAATCCTCGCCACCGTTTCGGCGCCTCTGGTCTTCCTGCTCGATATCTCCGGCCGGGCCGTGCTCTGGCTGCTCGGCCATCGCGGCGAGTCGGAGGAGAAGGTCACCGACGAGGAGATCAAGATGCTGGTCGCCGAGGCCGAGCATCACGGCACCATCGAATCCGACGAGCGGCGCATGATCGCCGGCGTCATGCGTCTTGGCGACCGGGCGGTGCGCGGCGTGATGAGCCCGCGCACCGAGGTCGACTGGATCAACCTGCAATCGGACGAGGCAGCCATCCGGCGCCTCTTGATGGAGACCCAACATTCGCGTCTGCCTGCCGGCGACGGCAATGTCGATGCCATGATCGGCGTCGTTCAGACGCGCGATCTGCTGGCAGCGATCCTCGGCGGCAAGGCGTTGGAACTGCGCGAGCATGTACGCGCGGCGCCCATTGTGCATGACCAGGCCGACGCTCTCGACGTGCTGCAGAGGCTGAAGGAATCAGACGTGCCGATGGCGCTGGTGCATGACGAATATGGCCACTTCGAAGGCATCGTCACGCCGGCCGACATACTGGAAGCGATCACCGGCGTGTTCCGATCCGATGTCGATGCCGGCGAAGAGGAAAACGCTGTCAAGCGCGAGGACGGCTCATGGTTGCTCGCCGGCTACATGCAGGCCGACGAGATGGCAGACGTGCTGGGCATCGACCTGCCGGAGAACCGCGACTACGAGACGGTCGCCGGCTATGTGCTGTCGCATCTGCATCATCTGCCCACGACCGGCGAATGCGTCGATGCTGAAGGCTGGCGCTTCGAGGTCGTCGATCTGGACGGCCGGCGCATCGACAAGCTGATTGCCACCCGCCTGCCGGACGGCCACCGCCCGATGGCGCGGCGGTGA